A stretch of the Tardiphaga sp. 709 genome encodes the following:
- a CDS encoding RidA family protein, with product MRFHMISGGPKPVAPFSHAVETDGFVFVTGQMPDTPAMPGVLPDGIVAQTEAVMENLRVVLAGLELGFEHITMTRIYLTEFKRDYVAMNETYRSYFPPDRLPARTCVGVTGLAYDALIEIDLVCRRPT from the coding sequence TTGCGATTTCACATGATCTCCGGCGGCCCGAAGCCGGTCGCGCCGTTCAGCCATGCTGTGGAGACCGACGGCTTCGTGTTCGTCACTGGGCAGATGCCGGACACGCCGGCAATGCCGGGCGTGCTGCCTGATGGCATCGTGGCGCAGACCGAAGCGGTGATGGAAAATCTGCGCGTGGTGCTCGCGGGGCTTGAGCTCGGCTTCGAGCACATCACCATGACGCGGATCTATCTTACCGAGTTCAAGCGCGACTACGTGGCGATGAACGAAACCTATCGCAGCTATTTTCCGCCGGATCGCCTGCCGGCGCGGACCTGTGTCGGCGTCACGGGCCTCGCTTATGACGCTCTGATCGAAATCGACCTGGTTTGTCGACGGCCCACATAA
- a CDS encoding MarR family winged helix-turn-helix transcriptional regulator gives MARTPSTPITEHLAYLLAQANREINRQLDARFKKEGVPVEQWRILKVLSDGKGHSMGDLADAVLLNHPTLTKMVDRMVSDALVYRVQDPDDRRKVVMFISDRGKTLTLRLNSLALSQEAHIAENYGNKATADLKRLLESLIEKAN, from the coding sequence GTGGCCAGAACGCCGAGCACGCCCATCACCGAACACCTCGCTTATCTGCTGGCGCAGGCGAACCGGGAAATTAATCGCCAGCTCGATGCGCGCTTCAAGAAGGAAGGCGTGCCGGTCGAACAGTGGCGCATTCTGAAAGTGTTGTCCGACGGCAAGGGCCACTCCATGGGCGACCTCGCCGATGCGGTTCTGCTGAATCATCCGACCCTGACCAAGATGGTCGATCGCATGGTGTCTGATGCGCTGGTTTACCGGGTGCAGGACCCCGACGACCGCCGCAAGGTGGTGATGTTCATTTCCGACCGCGGCAAGACACTGACCCTGCGGCTGAACTCGCTGGCGCTGAGCCAGGAAGCCCATATCGCCGAGAACTACGGCAACAAGGCAACGGCCGACCTGAAGCGCCTGCTGGAAAGCCTGATCGAAAAGGCGAACTAG
- a CDS encoding substrate-binding domain-containing protein, which translates to MLSSLQIATTGALPMPAPWLLKGFHDSGGGRDAIARPDLFPRRRNREKLRVVNFIGLSGPAGIWGLAGTNSMMLAASEINRRGGILGREIEPVFHDAGGDIDGVARTATDMIAAGDVDVIMGSHISAVRVALRKVIAGRVPYIYTPVYEGGERTPGVMAIGETPRDQSRPAIEWLANEKKAKRWYLIGSDYVWPWLAHKATKTYIAGAGGRVVGEEFVALGEQNHDAQIARIRAAKPDVVVISLIGTDSIVFNRAFAEHGLSSKVLRLAGAMDETLLLGMGADSSEGLYCASGYFVDRASAANDAFRAQYEASFGRCAPVPGSVAQSNYEGLRFLESVATKAGSFDVRSMLNAASSVAYHGARGEVSIRGGRAKMPIYLAEADGLDFRLIRTF; encoded by the coding sequence ATGCTCTCGTCACTGCAGATTGCAACGACCGGCGCGCTGCCGATGCCGGCGCCATGGTTGCTGAAGGGCTTTCATGACAGCGGGGGAGGCCGTGACGCGATTGCACGTCCCGATCTGTTTCCGCGGCGTCGCAATCGCGAAAAGCTGCGCGTCGTCAATTTTATCGGCTTGTCCGGTCCGGCCGGGATCTGGGGCCTGGCGGGCACCAATAGCATGATGCTCGCGGCTTCGGAGATCAATCGGCGTGGCGGCATTCTCGGGCGCGAGATCGAGCCGGTGTTTCATGACGCCGGCGGCGATATCGATGGCGTTGCTCGCACGGCAACCGACATGATCGCGGCTGGCGATGTCGATGTCATTATGGGCTCGCATATCAGCGCGGTCCGCGTCGCGCTGCGCAAGGTGATCGCCGGGCGCGTGCCCTATATCTACACGCCGGTCTATGAGGGCGGCGAACGAACGCCCGGCGTGATGGCGATCGGCGAGACGCCGCGCGATCAGTCGCGGCCGGCCATCGAATGGCTGGCGAATGAAAAGAAAGCGAAGCGCTGGTATCTGATCGGCAGCGATTACGTCTGGCCGTGGCTGGCCCACAAGGCCACCAAGACATACATCGCCGGCGCCGGAGGGCGTGTGGTGGGTGAGGAATTCGTTGCGCTTGGCGAGCAGAATCACGATGCCCAGATCGCCCGTATCCGGGCCGCCAAGCCGGATGTGGTGGTCATCTCGCTGATCGGCACCGACAGTATCGTGTTTAACCGCGCCTTCGCCGAACATGGTCTCTCGTCGAAGGTTCTCCGACTGGCGGGGGCCATGGATGAAACGCTGCTGCTCGGCATGGGCGCGGATAGCTCCGAGGGGCTCTATTGTGCATCGGGCTATTTCGTCGACCGTGCGTCGGCGGCGAATGATGCATTCCGTGCGCAATATGAAGCATCGTTCGGGCGCTGTGCGCCTGTGCCGGGATCGGTCGCGCAGTCGAACTACGAGGGGCTTCGGTTTCTCGAATCCGTGGCGACCAAGGCGGGCTCATTCGACGTCCGGTCGATGCTGAACGCGGCGTCCAGCGTGGCCTATCACGGCGCCCGCGGCGAGGTCAGCATACGCGGCGGGCGGGCGAAAATGCCGATCTATCTTGCCGAAGCAGACGGTCTGGATTTCAGGCTCATCCGGACATTCTAG